In the Streptomyces sp. HUAS MG91 genome, one interval contains:
- a CDS encoding ScbA/BarX family gamma-butyrolactone biosynthesis protein: MPRSLVHRAAVSEVLVTGWRSTEGTSYRLGAQWSRGHGYYGAVADTWHDPMLFAESIRQSCLLLAHEALHVPMTHQFLTTRTSFQVDEAGVRLSRPGRPAHVVLDMSLAEVKLRAGNVSSYGYDVVALRDGERVGVGHLKGQCVSPAVYERLRGDRVGARASRPAVQSVDPRLVGRDCEFDVVLGTSVADGVLPLRIDPEHPVLFDHPVDHVSGMVLMEAARQMALLALRAPQALLVACEANFRRYVEFHVPCLVTADAPERDSAGRSWLTIHFHQSGTEVGSCRVALVTGTEN; encoded by the coding sequence GTGCCGCGCAGCCTGGTGCACCGGGCCGCGGTCTCCGAGGTCCTCGTGACCGGGTGGCGGAGCACGGAAGGCACGTCGTACCGGCTCGGCGCCCAGTGGTCCCGAGGGCACGGCTACTACGGGGCCGTCGCCGACACGTGGCACGACCCGATGCTCTTCGCTGAATCGATTCGCCAGTCGTGCCTGCTGCTCGCCCACGAGGCCCTGCACGTCCCCATGACGCACCAGTTCCTCACCACGCGCACCTCCTTCCAGGTGGACGAGGCCGGAGTCCGGCTGTCGCGCCCCGGCCGGCCCGCCCACGTCGTCCTCGACATGAGCCTGGCCGAGGTCAAACTCCGCGCGGGCAACGTCAGCTCCTACGGATACGACGTCGTCGCCCTCCGCGACGGCGAGCGCGTGGGCGTGGGCCACCTGAAGGGCCAGTGCGTCTCCCCGGCCGTCTACGAACGGTTGCGCGGCGACCGGGTCGGAGCGCGCGCCTCGCGCCCCGCGGTCCAGTCCGTCGATCCCCGGCTCGTCGGCAGGGACTGCGAGTTCGACGTCGTGCTCGGCACCTCCGTGGCCGACGGAGTGCTGCCGCTGCGCATCGATCCGGAGCACCCGGTCCTGTTCGACCACCCGGTCGACCACGTCTCCGGCATGGTCTTGATGGAAGCCGCACGGCAGATGGCGCTGCTGGCCCTGCGGGCCCCTCAGGCGCTCCTGGTCGCCTGCGAGGCGAACTTCCGGCGCTACGTCGAGTTCCACGTCCCGTGCCTGGTGACGGCCGACGCCCCCGAGCGCGACTCCGCGGGCCGCAGCTGGCTCACCATCCACTTCCACCAGAGCGGCACCGAGGTCGGCTCCTGCCGGGTCGCCCTGGTCACCGGCACGGAGAACTGA
- a CDS encoding NAD(P)-dependent oxidoreductase, giving the protein MTTVTTATAPVGTDTVLVAGGTGFIGRAVVRELQARTGAGVRVLSSRGGTTPPAGSPVRHVRADLTRRDSLRGACDGVTTLVHTASYVGRDAERCTAVNHDGTLALLDEARRAGVARVVHVSTASVYGSGPHRGAREEDLPLRPESAASASRMRAEQAVLDAGGAVLRPHLVHGEGDRWVVPAIDRLLRSVPAWPADCDPHISMIAVRDLARCVVSLALDPGAAHGPEIFHAADPRPVPMSRLKSALHRTLGTPLPSVTISRDEHRARIRRALPALSDHQYALLTEDHWYDADKLWARTGQHPGPGLESRLAECRDWYLRYGS; this is encoded by the coding sequence GTGACCACGGTGACCACCGCGACCGCCCCGGTCGGCACGGACACGGTTCTTGTCGCGGGAGGCACAGGCTTCATCGGACGCGCCGTCGTCCGCGAGCTCCAAGCCCGTACCGGCGCCGGTGTGCGGGTGCTGTCCTCCCGCGGCGGGACAACCCCTCCCGCGGGCTCCCCCGTCCGGCACGTCCGCGCCGACCTGACCCGCCGGGACAGCCTGCGGGGAGCCTGCGACGGCGTCACGACCCTGGTGCACACCGCCTCGTACGTCGGACGGGACGCCGAGCGCTGCACGGCCGTCAACCACGACGGCACCCTGGCCCTGCTCGACGAGGCGCGACGGGCCGGAGTCGCCCGCGTCGTCCATGTCAGCACCGCCTCGGTGTACGGCAGCGGACCCCACCGCGGGGCACGCGAGGAGGACCTGCCCCTGCGGCCCGAGTCCGCGGCGAGCGCCTCCCGGATGCGGGCCGAGCAGGCGGTCCTCGACGCGGGCGGAGCCGTGCTGCGGCCGCACCTCGTCCACGGCGAGGGAGACAGATGGGTCGTGCCGGCCATCGACCGGCTGCTGCGGAGCGTCCCGGCCTGGCCGGCGGACTGCGACCCGCACATCTCGATGATCGCGGTCCGCGACCTGGCCCGCTGCGTGGTCTCCCTGGCCCTCGACCCGGGAGCGGCGCACGGACCGGAGATCTTCCACGCGGCGGACCCGCGGCCGGTGCCCATGAGCCGGCTCAAGTCGGCACTGCACCGCACCCTCGGCACGCCCCTGCCGTCGGTCACGATCTCCCGCGACGAGCACCGGGCGCGGATCCGCCGCGCCCTGCCCGCGCTCTCCGACCACCAGTACGCCCTGCTCACCGAAGACCACTGGTACGACGCGGACAAGCTGTGGGCCCGGACCGGACAGCACCCGGGCCCCGGTCTCGAATCGCGCCTGGCCGAGTGCCGCGACTGGTACCTGCGGTACGGGAGTTGA
- a CDS encoding SDR family oxidoreductase, producing MGALAGKTALVTGASRGIGRGIACRLAREGALVGVHFRGDDAAADETLTAIRDSGGRAFSIRADLGAPGAAELMYAQFDAEVAQLGAAPGLDILVNNAGVSGSARIEEVTPELFDRIFAVNTKSLVFVAQQAVKRIHDGGRIINVSSAATRLAYPESLVYSMSKGAVDTFTLALAKEMGQRNITVNAVRPGFVETDMNAGKRLHAKATDELAAWSVFNRLGQPEDVADIVLFLASDASRWITGQCIDASGGSRL from the coding sequence ATGGGCGCTTTGGCGGGCAAGACGGCATTGGTCACCGGAGCGAGTCGCGGGATAGGGCGCGGCATCGCGTGCCGGCTCGCCCGCGAAGGAGCCCTGGTCGGTGTGCACTTCCGGGGCGACGACGCCGCGGCCGACGAGACCCTCACCGCGATCCGCGACAGCGGCGGCCGGGCCTTCTCGATCCGCGCCGACCTCGGCGCCCCGGGGGCGGCGGAGCTGATGTACGCCCAGTTCGACGCGGAGGTGGCGCAGTTGGGCGCGGCTCCGGGCCTGGACATCCTGGTCAACAACGCGGGAGTCAGCGGCTCGGCCCGCATCGAGGAGGTGACACCGGAGCTCTTCGACCGGATCTTCGCGGTGAACACCAAGTCGCTGGTCTTCGTGGCGCAACAGGCGGTCAAACGCATCCACGACGGCGGCCGCATCATCAACGTGTCGTCGGCCGCGACGCGGCTGGCCTACCCCGAGTCCCTCGTGTACTCGATGAGCAAGGGCGCCGTGGACACCTTCACCCTGGCTCTCGCCAAGGAGATGGGGCAACGGAACATCACCGTGAACGCGGTGCGCCCCGGGTTCGTCGAGACCGACATGAACGCCGGGAAGCGGCTCCACGCGAAGGCCACGGACGAACTGGCCGCCTGGTCCGTCTTCAACCGGCTGGGGCAGCCCGAGGACGTGGCCGACATCGTCCTGTTCCTGGCGTCGGACGCGTCGCGGTGGATCACCGGACAGTGCATCGACGCCTCCGGCGGATCCCGGCTGTGA
- a CDS encoding radical SAM protein yields the protein MKVLVLWPPHVPSYFNAGHHISTFLTANYLRTLPEVDQVRAVDAGALNYTWKEIGDLLYQERADVLAVMNDFDNVDDLPRLLTYVRTLSPDTKVVTAGRLSSQAPRSFDGYDLDAVVVGGDPEAGVAAYVRHVAGTGQAPLPGVVLRGQDVSDAAPGTFLPASEWVLPAVEEIPYQAYERMYQRDQNKFCGIPQRRELVVPASRGCPVNCSFCEVPTFQGLRDRRLTVERTIDYIRDSFTAHPFEYVAFYAPTFTLDRKWTERLCRELIALGSPYPWKCATTVAHLSEPLLEAMAASGCVRVSVGVETLDPSGHPALPRLKRMEQQRYEELAAACTRLGVELNCFVIMGLPGTTPEGAENTVRAIREASGRVRPTVYSSMDRLRAATCPAEASAFNRQLLHPDEAPDRETAQRLYGLVYGREDWVTPVTERVPQRLEQAR from the coding sequence ATGAAGGTCCTGGTCCTGTGGCCGCCGCACGTCCCCAGCTACTTCAACGCGGGCCACCACATCAGCACGTTCCTGACGGCCAACTACCTGCGCACCCTGCCCGAGGTCGACCAGGTCCGCGCCGTGGACGCGGGCGCCCTGAACTACACCTGGAAAGAGATCGGCGACCTGCTCTACCAGGAGCGGGCGGACGTACTGGCCGTCATGAACGACTTCGACAACGTCGACGACCTGCCCCGTCTGCTGACCTACGTGCGCACCCTGTCCCCGGACACCAAGGTGGTCACCGCCGGACGGCTGAGCAGCCAGGCACCCCGCTCCTTCGACGGCTACGACCTGGACGCGGTGGTCGTCGGCGGCGACCCCGAGGCCGGCGTCGCCGCGTACGTCCGCCACGTCGCCGGCACCGGGCAGGCGCCCCTGCCCGGCGTCGTCCTGCGCGGCCAGGACGTGAGCGACGCGGCCCCGGGCACCTTCCTCCCCGCGTCCGAGTGGGTCCTGCCCGCCGTCGAGGAGATCCCGTACCAGGCCTACGAGCGCATGTACCAGCGGGACCAGAACAAGTTCTGCGGCATCCCGCAGCGCCGCGAACTGGTCGTCCCCGCATCCCGGGGCTGCCCGGTGAACTGCTCGTTCTGCGAGGTCCCCACCTTCCAGGGGCTGCGCGACCGCAGGCTCACCGTCGAACGGACCATCGACTACATCAGGGACAGCTTCACGGCGCACCCCTTCGAGTACGTGGCGTTCTACGCGCCCACCTTCACGCTCGACCGCAAGTGGACCGAGCGGCTGTGCCGCGAACTCATCGCGCTGGGCAGCCCGTACCCGTGGAAGTGCGCCACGACCGTCGCCCACCTCAGCGAGCCCCTCCTGGAAGCGATGGCCGCCTCCGGCTGCGTACGCGTCAGCGTGGGCGTGGAAACCCTCGACCCGTCGGGGCACCCGGCACTGCCCCGCCTCAAACGCATGGAGCAGCAGCGCTACGAAGAGCTCGCCGCGGCCTGCACCCGGCTCGGCGTCGAGCTGAACTGCTTCGTCATCATGGGGCTGCCCGGAACGACCCCCGAGGGCGCCGAGAACACCGTACGCGCCATCCGCGAGGCCTCCGGCCGGGTCCGGCCGACGGTGTACTCGTCGATGGACCGGCTGCGCGCCGCGACCTGCCCCGCCGAGGCATCGGCCTTCAACCGGCAGCTGCTGCACCCGGACGAGGCACCGGACCGCGAGACGGCCCAACGCCTGTACGGCCTCGTCTACGGCCGCGAGGACTGGGTCACCCCGGTGACCGAGCGCGTCCCGCAGCGACTGGAGCAGGCGCGATGA
- a CDS encoding aminotransferase class I/II-fold pyridoxal phosphate-dependent enzyme, producing MTVLSETRWGLPDTAVRDRRAADPRVNLSSNELHHPQVESLAREMVDGFDPAVLRAYPVQEPAAAAAGALLGLPAHHLLLSAGSDAVIRLLLTSLRGAFPGGLVLQEPNYEAWTQAVDAPLWPLRKVTSTDGTATTSAEAMLDAAADAEPALVVVSWPNGPAGYTPRLDHIAELSAVCRSRGHLLIVDGCYAGFAGSPLKVAELADDHCLVLLSWSKMFGFAGGRLAVACGGPDLVHRLRAARQEDHVSALALHALTRTGQVYDRFTHVWQDITATREAMRSRLTALGHHVPESGGNFLHVPRPTAASAAELTARLSHSGYRVRDMGLTSGLHHHVRFTVAHGPAGEQFLDCLVRHLAEVGGA from the coding sequence ATGACCGTCCTCAGCGAGACGCGGTGGGGGCTGCCCGACACCGCGGTCCGCGACCGGCGCGCGGCCGACCCGCGCGTGAACCTCAGCTCCAACGAACTCCACCACCCTCAAGTCGAGTCACTCGCACGCGAGATGGTGGACGGATTCGACCCCGCCGTGCTCCGCGCCTACCCGGTGCAGGAGCCCGCCGCCGCGGCGGCGGGCGCACTGCTCGGCCTCCCCGCGCACCACCTGCTGCTCTCCGCGGGCTCGGACGCGGTGATCCGGCTCCTGCTGACCTCGCTGCGCGGCGCCTTCCCGGGCGGCCTCGTGCTCCAGGAGCCCAACTACGAGGCGTGGACGCAGGCGGTGGACGCGCCGCTGTGGCCCCTGCGCAAGGTGACCTCGACGGACGGCACCGCCACGACGTCCGCCGAGGCCATGCTGGACGCGGCAGCCGACGCCGAGCCCGCACTCGTCGTGGTCTCCTGGCCGAACGGCCCCGCCGGCTACACACCCCGGCTCGACCACATCGCCGAGCTGTCGGCCGTGTGCCGCAGCCGGGGCCACCTGCTCATCGTCGACGGCTGCTACGCCGGATTCGCCGGCAGCCCCCTGAAGGTGGCCGAACTCGCCGACGACCACTGCCTGGTCCTGCTGAGCTGGTCGAAGATGTTCGGCTTCGCCGGCGGCCGCCTCGCCGTCGCCTGCGGGGGCCCCGACCTCGTGCACCGGCTGCGCGCCGCCCGGCAGGAGGACCACGTCTCAGCCCTGGCGCTGCACGCCCTGACCCGCACCGGCCAGGTCTACGACCGCTTCACGCACGTGTGGCAGGACATCACCGCCACCCGCGAGGCGATGCGGTCACGGCTCACCGCACTCGGCCACCACGTGCCGGAATCCGGCGGCAACTTCCTGCACGTACCACGGCCGACGGCCGCTTCCGCCGCCGAGCTGACGGCCCGCCTGTCGCACAGCGGCTACCGCGTACGCGACATGGGCCTCACCAGCGGACTCCACCACCACGTGCGGTTCACCGTCGCCCACGGGCCGGCCGGCGAGCAGTTCCTGGACTGCCTGGTGCGGCACCTCGCGGAGGTCGGCGGAGCATGA
- a CDS encoding acyl carrier protein has translation MRHSQAIEEFLATQISGTSAGTVEPDQDLPAHGVLDSMGVMQLVAWICDHFAVDLDGWIPDADELRSVRAIDAFITRQIAAGSERTRPLADAAGPAVR, from the coding sequence ATGCGTCACTCCCAGGCGATCGAAGAGTTCTTGGCCACGCAGATCAGCGGGACGTCGGCGGGCACGGTGGAGCCGGATCAGGATCTGCCGGCCCACGGTGTGCTCGACAGCATGGGTGTCATGCAGCTCGTCGCCTGGATCTGCGACCACTTCGCCGTCGACCTCGACGGATGGATCCCGGACGCGGACGAACTGCGCTCGGTGCGTGCCATCGACGCGTTCATCACGCGGCAGATCGCGGCCGGCTCCGAACGGACGCGGCCGCTCGCGGATGCGGCAGGGCCCGCGGTCCGCTGA
- a CDS encoding tyrosine-protein phosphatase, which yields MTRRWGAGEPRVPASREDDPYLSSYLNTRDIGGIRTSPGEETAPGTVFRTAAMGHALPDLVLNLAREIEQGSSANTREKVHFLDLRSPSEVNEKPAPRDTVTVHRIPLRDPDARHVPPPARGPEHFAQQYVRMLPDAGRAVATLLDIVAADTGPVVVGCRLGKDRTGLVILLLLRLLGVPDHDNREEFGRTGRALARRRDWLDGYAARRGETPAEVLRRCALPPGVPQHVLDVLRLRAARDTPAPALWPAVDAALLRRARARLTRPKGELA from the coding sequence ATGACCCGACGCTGGGGCGCGGGAGAGCCCCGCGTTCCAGCCTCCCGCGAAGACGACCCATATCTTTCCTCGTATCTGAACACCCGGGATATCGGCGGCATTCGGACTTCTCCGGGAGAGGAGACCGCGCCGGGAACGGTGTTCCGGACCGCCGCCATGGGACACGCGCTTCCCGACCTGGTTCTGAATCTGGCCCGGGAAATCGAGCAGGGAAGTTCCGCGAACACTCGGGAAAAGGTTCATTTCCTCGATCTGAGATCTCCGTCGGAAGTGAACGAAAAGCCCGCGCCGCGTGACACCGTGACGGTCCATCGGATACCGCTGCGCGACCCCGACGCCCGACACGTTCCCCCGCCGGCCCGCGGCCCCGAGCACTTCGCCCAGCAGTACGTACGCATGCTGCCGGACGCCGGACGCGCGGTGGCAACGCTCCTGGACATCGTGGCCGCGGACACCGGACCGGTCGTCGTCGGCTGCCGGCTCGGCAAGGACCGCACCGGTCTGGTGATCCTGCTCCTGCTGCGGCTGCTCGGCGTGCCGGACCACGACAACCGCGAGGAGTTCGGCCGCACCGGCCGGGCCCTCGCCCGACGCCGCGACTGGCTCGACGGCTACGCCGCACGACGGGGCGAGACACCCGCCGAAGTGCTGCGCCGCTGCGCCCTCCCACCGGGCGTCCCCCAGCACGTGCTCGACGTCCTGCGCCTGCGAGCCGCACGGGACACCCCGGCACCCGCCCTCTGGCCGGCCGTCGACGCGGCCCTGCTGAGACGGGCCCGCGCCCGCCTCACGCGACCGAAAGGTGAACTTGCATGA
- a CDS encoding methylmalonyl-CoA mutase family protein: protein MHPAPCAATRQTERIAKLRAWRCGERVGDTLTALRATAAGVDNVLYPMKNALAAGATVGEVCTALREVWGGG from the coding sequence CTGCACCCCGCGCCCTGCGCCGCGACCCGACAGACCGAACGCATCGCCAAACTCCGCGCCTGGCGATGCGGGGAACGCGTCGGCGACACCCTGACGGCACTGCGCGCGACGGCGGCCGGCGTGGACAACGTTCTCTACCCGATGAAGAACGCCCTGGCCGCCGGCGCCACCGTCGGCGAGGTCTGCACAGCACTCCGCGAGGTGTGGGGCGGCGGATGA